From Diadema setosum chromosome 5, eeDiaSeto1, whole genome shotgun sequence, the proteins below share one genomic window:
- the LOC140228699 gene encoding ufm1-specific protease 1-like isoform X1 — translation MDVLQDVHLGLPVPEKGGNLTMVKGSYLYYHYSCDGTQDQGWGCGYRTLQTLCSHLRIAKELAGKTCRSDEPTLRQIQEALVTMHDKSENFLGSKDWIGSVEVALCLDFFHDVAGKILHVKSGDELKSLVPDLLNHFETKGTPVMMGGDTDASSKGILGVCVGSEATYLLVLDPHFVGEASMEELVQKKWVSWKRVDSFETSSFYNMCLPQYVSDG, via the exons ATGGATGTACTTCAAGATGTCCATCTTGGACTTCCGGTCCCAGAGAAAGGAGGCAATTTGACCATGGTAAAGGGCAGCTATCTCTACTATCACTACAGCTGTGATGGAACCCAAGACCAG GGTTGGGGATGTGGATACAGAACTCTACAGACCCTGTGTTCACATTTGCGCATCGCTAAAGAGCTAGCTGGAAAGACATGCCGGTCCGATGAACCCACCCTGAGACAGATCCAAGAAGCTCTTGTCACTATGCATGACAAGTCAGAGAACTTCCTAGGATCCAAAGACTGGATTGGCTCTGTGGAAGTAGCCCTTTGCCTGGATTTCTTTCATGAT GTTGCTGGAAAAATCCTCCATGTCAAGTCTGGAGATGAACTTAAGAGTCTTGTTCCTGACCTGCTGAACCACTTTGAGACCAAAGGGACACCTGTCATGATGG GAGGAGACACGGATGCATCTTCCAAAGGAATCCTTGGTGTCTGCGTGGGATCGGAGGCAACCTACCTCCTTGTACTG gaTCCCCATTTTGTTGGAGAGGCTTCCATGGAGGAACTCGTCCAGAAGAAATGGGTGTCATGGAAACGGGTGGACTCATTTGAGACGAGCTCCTTTTACAACATGTGCCTGCCACAGTACGTGAGTGACGGTTGA
- the LOC140228699 gene encoding ufm1-specific protease 1-like isoform X2 encodes MEPKTRYIGWGCGYRTLQTLCSHLRIAKELAGKTCRSDEPTLRQIQEALVTMHDKSENFLGSKDWIGSVEVALCLDFFHDVAGKILHVKSGDELKSLVPDLLNHFETKGTPVMMGGDTDASSKGILGVCVGSEATYLLVLDPHFVGEASMEELVQKKWVSWKRVDSFETSSFYNMCLPQYVSDG; translated from the exons ATGGAACCCAAGACCAGGTACATT GGTTGGGGATGTGGATACAGAACTCTACAGACCCTGTGTTCACATTTGCGCATCGCTAAAGAGCTAGCTGGAAAGACATGCCGGTCCGATGAACCCACCCTGAGACAGATCCAAGAAGCTCTTGTCACTATGCATGACAAGTCAGAGAACTTCCTAGGATCCAAAGACTGGATTGGCTCTGTGGAAGTAGCCCTTTGCCTGGATTTCTTTCATGAT GTTGCTGGAAAAATCCTCCATGTCAAGTCTGGAGATGAACTTAAGAGTCTTGTTCCTGACCTGCTGAACCACTTTGAGACCAAAGGGACACCTGTCATGATGG GAGGAGACACGGATGCATCTTCCAAAGGAATCCTTGGTGTCTGCGTGGGATCGGAGGCAACCTACCTCCTTGTACTG gaTCCCCATTTTGTTGGAGAGGCTTCCATGGAGGAACTCGTCCAGAAGAAATGGGTGTCATGGAAACGGGTGGACTCATTTGAGACGAGCTCCTTTTACAACATGTGCCTGCCACAGTACGTGAGTGACGGTTGA